From Thermoflavifilum aggregans, a single genomic window includes:
- a CDS encoding TolC family protein: protein MRYIFTGCLMVLLMYAPALFAQETWSLQRCVDYALEHNIQIKQADIQKRLNELILQQSRLSRLPNLSAGINNGFNFGRSIDPTTNQFVNNQLYYLGGSVNMSLNLFSGLQKTHTIQANKYTLAASEQLERKMENDVALNVATAYLQILLNTEQLKATQQQLNLSLAQLENTRKQVIAGALPESNLADMQAQVASDTASLITAENNLTLAILQMKAILNLPSDAPFAVDTQMNVDAIPVMNLDAITPEQIYEQAVGIQPQVLADSLTLLADKKQLAAAKGALYPTIYLSGSLGTNYASTFSQYHVDTIMVPPVQIGTVNINGVDYKVNSLPQTEPIYRSYKSPLGSQLNNNFNQSIGIGVNIPIFNGYTARTNVKRAQLNLLNQQLTAEQNKITLRQNIFQAYADAKGAREQYRATIRALEAARIAYDYATQRYDLGLLSPVDYLTSQNNLFKATINMLTAKYNYIFKVKVLEFYQTLRVQF, encoded by the coding sequence ATGCGATATATATTCACAGGATGCCTGATGGTTTTGCTTATGTATGCTCCTGCTCTGTTTGCGCAGGAAACCTGGTCATTGCAGCGATGTGTTGACTATGCCCTTGAGCATAATATTCAAATCAAACAGGCAGATATTCAAAAACGTTTGAATGAGCTCATTCTCCAGCAGAGCCGCCTTTCCCGATTGCCCAATCTGAGTGCCGGAATCAACAATGGATTTAACTTCGGTCGTTCTATTGATCCCACCACCAATCAGTTTGTCAACAATCAATTGTATTACCTGGGTGGTAGTGTGAATATGAGTTTGAATTTATTCAGTGGTTTGCAGAAAACACATACCATTCAGGCCAACAAATATACATTGGCTGCAAGCGAGCAGCTGGAAAGAAAAATGGAAAATGATGTGGCATTGAATGTTGCCACGGCTTATCTGCAGATTCTGCTAAACACGGAGCAACTAAAAGCTACCCAGCAACAGTTGAATTTATCGCTTGCTCAGCTGGAAAATACGCGCAAACAGGTAATTGCCGGCGCATTGCCGGAAAGCAATCTGGCCGATATGCAGGCGCAGGTAGCATCTGATACGGCTTCACTTATCACGGCCGAAAATAACCTCACTTTAGCCATCCTGCAAATGAAGGCTATTCTGAACCTGCCTTCCGATGCACCTTTTGCAGTTGATACGCAAATGAATGTAGATGCTATTCCAGTGATGAATCTGGATGCTATCACGCCTGAGCAGATTTATGAACAAGCCGTTGGCATACAACCTCAGGTCCTGGCCGATTCGCTTACTTTGCTGGCCGATAAAAAACAACTGGCAGCAGCAAAGGGCGCTCTTTATCCTACCATTTATTTATCCGGTAGCCTGGGTACCAATTATGCCAGCACGTTCTCGCAATATCACGTTGATACAATCATGGTACCGCCCGTTCAGATCGGCACTGTCAATATCAACGGTGTTGATTACAAAGTGAATTCTTTACCGCAAACAGAACCGATATATCGATCTTACAAAAGTCCGCTGGGCAGCCAGCTCAACAATAATTTCAATCAATCAATCGGCATCGGGGTGAATATTCCCATCTTTAACGGATATACTGCTCGTACGAATGTAAAACGAGCACAACTGAATTTGTTAAATCAACAACTTACGGCAGAGCAAAACAAAATCACATTAAGACAGAATATTTTTCAGGCCTATGCAGATGCCAAAGGAGCCAGAGAACAATATCGGGCAACCATACGGGCGCTGGAAGCTGCGCGCATAGCCTATGATTATGCTACCCAACGTTATGACCTGGGATTATTAAGTCCTGTAGATTATTTAACCAGTCAGAATAATTTATTCAAAGCCACGATTAATATGCTTACTGCAAAATACAATTACATCTTCAAGGTAAAAGTGCTGGAATTTTATCAGACATTGCGTGTACAATTTTAA
- the nadB gene encoding L-aspartate oxidase gives MYTDFLVIGSGIAGLTYALKVARHFPQRLVTVLTKTREDETNTKYAQGGVAVVNDLEHDSFERHIEDTLIAGDGLCNEEIVKMVVREGPERVSEIMAWGARFDRDALGEFSRGREGGHSRHRVLHHKDSTGREMERALLEAVHQQPNIRVLTHCFVVDLITQHHLGYLVTKSTPDITCFGVYVLNLHTQQIEKLLAPITLLATGGCGRVYRTTTNPSIATGDGVAMVYRAKGRIENMEFIQFHPTALYQPGTGSTFLISEAVRGEGAILRNHAGEAFMERYDPRKELAPRDIVARAIDNEMKRTGTEYVYLDCTTISEDRFRSHFPNIYEKCRQLNIDVRQDWIPVAPAAHYSCGGIKTDAWGRTSIRRLYACGECASTGLHGANRLASNSLLEAMVFAHRCYLDSVELIQQPFHLPDVPDWDAAGTTAPKEMILITQSLKELQQVMSDYVGIVRSNTRLQRAMRRLDLLFEETEELYESTVLSPQLCELRNMITVGYLIVKCAMFRKESRGLHFNTDYPEKSHIIQNIVL, from the coding sequence ATGTATACCGATTTTCTGGTTATTGGCTCTGGCATTGCAGGACTGACCTATGCGCTTAAAGTAGCCAGACATTTTCCGCAGAGGCTGGTTACGGTGCTTACCAAAACCCGGGAAGATGAAACCAATACCAAATACGCCCAGGGTGGAGTGGCCGTGGTGAATGATCTGGAACATGATAGTTTCGAACGCCATATTGAAGATACGCTGATTGCGGGCGACGGGCTATGCAACGAAGAAATCGTGAAGATGGTCGTTCGAGAAGGGCCCGAAAGGGTGAGTGAAATTATGGCATGGGGTGCCCGTTTTGACCGGGATGCATTGGGTGAATTTTCCCGCGGTCGTGAGGGCGGCCATTCCCGCCATCGGGTGTTGCATCATAAAGACAGCACGGGAAGGGAAATGGAAAGAGCCTTGCTCGAAGCCGTGCACCAACAGCCCAATATCCGGGTGCTCACCCATTGCTTTGTCGTAGACCTGATTACCCAGCATCACCTGGGATATCTGGTTACAAAATCTACACCCGATATTACCTGCTTTGGGGTATATGTGCTTAACCTTCATACCCAGCAAATTGAAAAACTACTGGCGCCCATCACCCTGCTGGCTACCGGCGGCTGCGGAAGGGTTTATCGCACCACCACCAATCCGTCCATTGCCACGGGCGACGGCGTGGCCATGGTATATCGTGCCAAGGGACGCATTGAAAACATGGAATTCATCCAGTTTCATCCCACAGCTCTTTATCAACCCGGCACAGGTTCCACTTTTTTAATCTCAGAAGCTGTAAGAGGCGAAGGTGCCATATTGCGGAATCACGCCGGCGAAGCTTTTATGGAACGTTATGATCCACGAAAAGAACTCGCTCCCCGCGATATTGTAGCCCGTGCTATTGACAATGAAATGAAGCGCACAGGTACTGAATATGTGTACCTGGATTGCACCACTATTTCCGAAGATCGCTTCCGTAGCCATTTTCCGAATATCTATGAAAAATGCCGGCAATTAAATATCGATGTTCGGCAAGACTGGATTCCTGTAGCACCCGCCGCTCATTACAGCTGTGGCGGCATAAAGACCGATGCCTGGGGCCGTACCTCCATCCGCCGCCTTTATGCATGTGGTGAATGTGCATCTACCGGCCTACACGGAGCCAACCGGCTGGCATCTAATTCTCTGCTTGAAGCTATGGTATTTGCCCATCGCTGTTATCTGGATAGCGTGGAACTTATCCAGCAGCCCTTTCATCTGCCCGATGTGCCCGATTGGGATGCTGCCGGCACCACCGCACCCAAAGAAATGATTTTGATTACCCAAAGCCTGAAAGAACTGCAACAGGTCATGAGCGACTATGTGGGTATTGTGCGCTCCAATACAAGATTGCAACGGGCTATGAGAAGGCTCGATCTGCTTTTCGAAGAAACGGAAGAATTGTATGAGTCCACAGTTCTGTCTCCCCAGTTATGTGAATTGCGAAATATGATTACGGTGGGCTACTTAATTGTGAAATGCGCTATGTTCCGGAAAGAAAGCCGGGGCCTGCATTTCAATACTGATTATCCCGAGAAAAGCCACATCATACAAAATATTGTTCTGTAA
- a CDS encoding lysophospholipid acyltransferase family protein has protein sequence MYYLLFAVCYLISLLPFPVLYVLSDVFYGCVYYIIGYRKNLVRQHLAQAFPESGSVELRKMEKAFYHDLCDMVVETIKMMTISPQTLQRRFQCDLSLLHRLAAEGKSCQIQLGHRFNWEWANLYFKLGTSVPFLVVYMPISNLHVERLMNYIRRRFGTVLIPADRVLEAMKPWQSQPHITILVADQNPSSARRCYWENFLNRPTAFYKGPELIARRFGEVVIFGDIQKIRRGYYHAIIREVFPEPAHTAEGQISHAFSQFLEQKIHEQPHNWLWSHRRWKHQPPPGWAGTEKKFN, from the coding sequence ATGTATTATTTGTTGTTTGCAGTTTGTTATCTCATTTCCCTGCTTCCTTTCCCGGTTCTGTATGTTCTTTCGGATGTGTTCTATGGGTGCGTTTATTACATCATCGGATATCGGAAAAACCTCGTACGACAGCATCTGGCTCAGGCTTTTCCCGAATCAGGTTCTGTGGAATTGCGAAAAATGGAAAAAGCATTTTATCATGACTTATGCGATATGGTGGTGGAAACCATCAAAATGATGACCATTTCCCCGCAAACCCTGCAACGAAGATTTCAATGTGATTTAAGCCTATTGCACCGGCTGGCGGCAGAAGGCAAAAGCTGCCAGATTCAACTGGGGCATCGGTTTAACTGGGAATGGGCGAATCTTTATTTCAAACTCGGCACAAGCGTTCCTTTTCTGGTGGTATATATGCCTATCAGCAATCTTCACGTGGAAAGGCTGATGAATTACATTCGCCGGCGGTTTGGCACGGTGCTGATTCCGGCCGATCGGGTGTTGGAAGCCATGAAACCCTGGCAATCCCAACCGCATATTACTATTTTGGTGGCCGATCAAAATCCTTCCAGTGCCCGGAGATGCTATTGGGAAAATTTTCTGAACCGGCCAACGGCTTTTTACAAAGGGCCTGAACTTATTGCGCGTCGCTTTGGAGAAGTGGTGATATTTGGAGATATTCAGAAAATCAGAAGGGGATATTACCACGCCATCATTCGGGAAGTATTTCCCGAGCCCGCACACACGGCAGAAGGGCAAATCAGCCACGCCTTCAGCCAGTTTCTGGAACAAAAAATCCATGAACAACCTCATAATTGGCTATGGAGCCACAGACGATGGAAACACCAGCCTCCGCCGGGTTGGGCGGGTACCGAAAAAAAATTCAATTAA
- a CDS encoding DNA-3-methyladenine glycosylase I: MNRCAWPAADPLMIQYHDTEWGVPLHDDRKLFEFLVLDAFQAGLSWRTILYKREHFRKAFDAFDPERIARYNTLKIQQLMHNADIIRNRMKIEATVENARRFLEIRSRYGSFDRFIWQFTDYRTMHHHLQPGQPAPATSPESDAMSKALRAAGFKFVGSTICYAFMQAAGMINDHVVTCFRYSTLKGNTSV, translated from the coding sequence ATGAATCGATGCGCCTGGCCGGCTGCAGATCCACTCATGATTCAGTATCATGATACCGAATGGGGAGTGCCTCTGCACGACGACCGTAAATTATTTGAATTTCTGGTGCTGGATGCCTTTCAGGCAGGTCTGAGCTGGAGAACCATCCTATACAAAAGAGAACATTTTCGCAAGGCTTTTGATGCATTCGATCCGGAACGTATTGCCCGATACAATACCCTAAAGATTCAGCAACTGATGCACAACGCGGATATCATCCGCAACAGAATGAAGATTGAAGCAACGGTAGAAAATGCGCGTCGGTTTCTGGAAATCCGCTCTCGGTACGGAAGTTTTGATCGATTCATCTGGCAGTTTACCGATTACCGGACCATGCATCATCACCTCCAACCTGGCCAACCGGCGCCGGCCACATCGCCTGAATCGGATGCTATGAGCAAGGCCCTGCGGGCAGCAGGATTCAAATTTGTGGGATCTACGATTTGTTATGCATTCATGCAGGCCGCGGGGATGATCAATGATCATGTGGTGACCTGTTTCCGGTACAGCACTTTGAAAGGAAATACATCAGTTTAA
- a CDS encoding MBL fold metallo-hydrolase has protein sequence MYTGCLSEAAYFIASDGEAAVIDPLRDTAAYLEIAAQTGSVIRYIFETHFHADFVSGHLDLAEKTGAQIVFGPQAATEYRVHIARDGEEFQLGKIKLQLLHTPGHTIESSCYLLYDEAGKPYCLFTGDTLFVGDVGRPDLSSGGFSAEELAGYLFDSLQQKIKPLPDDLIIYPAHGPGSACGKQIGKETFSTLGEQKQTNYALLTDDKQTFIEKVTHGLSQAPPYFHINARINQKGYEQLHRVLERSLVGLTVTEFKQHMQKERVLCVDTRAPETFVEGFIPGFLNIGLRGRFAEWAGRLLPYHRPILLVTEPGKEEETITRLARVGFDSVIGYLQGGFQSWMAAGEPRDMIISVDPEEFALDIPYDQRMVILDVRHETEHVQAHVRGSINIPLEDMRDPVSLMHLEDHHNLYVHCETGYRSVIACSLLKQQGIHNLRNIAGGFREIRQQPQIEIVEEKNVLN, from the coding sequence ATGTATACCGGTTGCCTTTCGGAAGCGGCTTATTTCATCGCCTCAGATGGAGAAGCCGCTGTCATTGATCCGTTACGAGATACGGCAGCCTATCTGGAAATAGCAGCCCAAACGGGTTCGGTGATCCGATACATTTTCGAAACCCATTTTCACGCCGATTTTGTATCCGGTCATCTGGATCTGGCCGAAAAAACCGGTGCACAAATTGTATTTGGTCCGCAGGCCGCTACAGAATATCGTGTGCATATTGCCCGGGATGGAGAAGAATTTCAGCTGGGGAAAATCAAACTGCAGCTGTTGCACACACCAGGCCACACCATTGAATCGAGTTGTTATTTATTATACGACGAAGCCGGCAAACCGTATTGTTTGTTTACCGGCGACACCCTGTTTGTGGGTGATGTGGGCCGGCCTGATCTTTCCAGCGGGGGATTCTCAGCCGAGGAGCTTGCGGGATATTTGTTTGATTCCCTTCAGCAAAAAATTAAGCCCCTTCCCGATGATCTCATCATTTATCCAGCGCATGGACCGGGCTCTGCCTGTGGCAAGCAGATCGGAAAGGAAACCTTTAGCACCCTAGGCGAGCAAAAACAAACCAATTATGCTCTGCTCACGGATGATAAACAAACATTTATTGAGAAAGTTACCCATGGCCTTTCACAGGCACCTCCTTATTTTCATATCAATGCCCGCATAAACCAGAAAGGATATGAACAACTCCATCGAGTACTGGAACGCAGCCTGGTGGGACTAACAGTCACTGAGTTTAAGCAACACATGCAGAAGGAACGAGTGTTGTGTGTGGATACCCGTGCTCCGGAAACCTTTGTAGAAGGTTTTATTCCCGGCTTTTTAAACATCGGATTGCGTGGACGATTTGCCGAATGGGCTGGGCGCCTCTTGCCCTATCACCGGCCCATCCTGCTGGTTACGGAACCAGGCAAGGAAGAAGAAACCATTACAAGGCTGGCGCGTGTAGGATTTGACAGCGTGATTGGCTATCTGCAGGGAGGGTTTCAATCGTGGATGGCGGCAGGTGAACCCAGAGATATGATTATCAGTGTGGACCCGGAAGAGTTTGCCCTGGATATCCCTTACGATCAACGGATGGTGATTCTGGATGTGCGCCACGAAACCGAACACGTCCAGGCGCATGTAAGAGGATCCATCAACATTCCGCTGGAAGATATGCGTGATCCGGTGAGCCTGATGCATCTGGAAGACCATCACAACCTGTATGTGCATTGTGAAACCGGCTACCGGAGCGTGATAGCATGCTCCCTGCTGAAACAACAGGGTATCCACAACCTGCGCAATATCGCAGGCGGCTTTCGGGAAATCCGCCAGCAACCGCAGATTGAGATTGTGGAAGAAAAGAACGTATTAAACTGA
- a CDS encoding ArsR/SmtB family transcription factor: MEKTIMPTSSYTLTISKGNGPGDVIKLDYYHVRIAAHVLRAINHKLRQQIIKLLEEHKRMTVTEIYVKLRLEQSVASQHLSILRRNHIVKYERDGKFIFYSLDTDALETIARVVDELYALKPEK, translated from the coding sequence ATGGAAAAAACCATTATGCCCACCTCGTCTTATACCCTGACCATTTCCAAGGGAAACGGGCCAGGGGATGTGATCAAGCTGGACTATTATCATGTTCGGATTGCAGCGCATGTGCTCAGGGCTATCAACCACAAACTTAGGCAACAGATCATCAAGCTGCTGGAGGAACATAAGCGAATGACGGTTACCGAAATTTATGTAAAGCTTCGTCTGGAACAATCGGTAGCGTCGCAGCATCTTTCCATTCTGCGGCGAAATCATATCGTCAAATATGAGCGGGATGGGAAATTCATCTTCTATTCTCTGGACACCGACGCGCTTGAAACCATTGCTCGGGTGGTGGATGAACTATATGCCCTGAAACCGGAAAAATAA
- the tsaB gene encoding tRNA (adenosine(37)-N6)-threonylcarbamoyltransferase complex dimerization subunit type 1 TsaB, with protein MARLILIDTATAAGSVSFAEEGRVVASFGHTQAEDHAAYIADYVYRGLSQLQLNGTAIDAIAVSAGPGSYTGLRVGLSTAKGLCYAWNCRLILLPTMEIMAAGYRQLHPEIHEPGFLVPVLKSRKNEVYAALYKTDGTTIEHARPVQLEEEDFSTWQNYQPMYVFGEGADRVIDKFQPLPVKVVLDATYQLHASHMAGLAEQAFRSGQFADLAYAEPYYLKPTYVGKE; from the coding sequence ATGGCCAGGTTGATTTTGATTGATACCGCAACAGCGGCAGGCTCTGTCAGTTTCGCTGAAGAAGGCCGGGTGGTGGCTTCTTTTGGCCATACCCAGGCTGAAGATCATGCAGCTTACATTGCCGACTATGTCTATCGCGGGCTTAGCCAATTGCAGCTCAATGGTACAGCCATAGATGCCATTGCTGTGAGTGCCGGGCCGGGATCGTACACCGGTCTGCGCGTAGGCCTTTCCACTGCAAAAGGATTGTGCTATGCCTGGAATTGCCGGCTGATATTGCTACCTACAATGGAAATCATGGCTGCCGGCTACCGGCAATTGCATCCGGAAATTCATGAACCAGGCTTTCTGGTACCCGTGCTAAAATCCCGGAAGAATGAAGTGTATGCGGCCTTGTACAAGACCGACGGAACGACCATTGAGCATGCCAGACCCGTGCAGCTGGAGGAAGAAGATTTTTCAACCTGGCAAAACTACCAGCCCATGTATGTTTTCGGTGAAGGTGCCGATCGAGTAATCGACAAATTTCAGCCCCTCCCAGTTAAAGTTGTATTGGATGCAACCTATCAGCTCCATGCCTCCCACATGGCCGGACTGGCTGAACAGGCTTTCCGCTCTGGACAATTCGCTGATTTGGCCTATGCCGAACCTTATTACCTGAAACCTACTTATGTGGGGAAAGAATAA
- a CDS encoding RidA family protein encodes MEKTVLQTPHAPSPIGPYSQAIQANNLLFISGQIAIDPATDQMIKGDIVEETHRVMQNLKAILAAAGMDFQHVVKTTIFILDMQDFSAVNEVYGKYFQESFPARETVQVAGLPRGARVEISMVAAK; translated from the coding sequence ATGGAAAAAACTGTACTGCAAACCCCTCACGCTCCTTCCCCTATTGGCCCTTACAGCCAGGCCATTCAGGCAAACAATCTGCTGTTTATTTCCGGCCAGATTGCCATTGACCCGGCTACCGATCAGATGATCAAGGGTGATATTGTGGAAGAGACCCATCGGGTGATGCAAAACCTGAAGGCCATACTGGCTGCGGCAGGTATGGATTTTCAACATGTGGTCAAGACTACGATCTTTATTCTGGATATGCAGGACTTTTCTGCTGTGAATGAAGTATATGGCAAATACTTTCAGGAAAGTTTTCCTGCCCGGGAAACCGTACAGGTGGCCGGATTACCCCGGGGCGCGCGTGTGGAGATTTCAATGGTAGCGGCTAAATAA
- a CDS encoding DJ-1/PfpI family protein, translating to MSKKILMIVGDYVEDYEAMVPYQAMLSVGLQVDTIAPGRKKGDAIPTAVHDFVGDQTYRETPGHRFAITASFDEVNPADYDGLYLPGGRAPEYIRLNKRVLELVRHFFEAKKPVAAICHAIQILTAARVLQGKTLTAYEAIGPDIELAGGTWKNIPVNQAIVDGHLVTAPAWPAHPAILKEFYKLLGLQIS from the coding sequence ATGAGTAAGAAAATCTTAATGATTGTGGGGGATTATGTGGAAGATTATGAAGCCATGGTCCCTTATCAGGCAATGCTTTCCGTAGGCCTTCAGGTTGATACCATTGCACCGGGTAGGAAAAAAGGAGATGCTATACCCACAGCTGTGCATGATTTTGTGGGTGATCAAACCTATCGGGAAACACCTGGTCACCGTTTTGCCATTACAGCTTCCTTCGATGAAGTAAATCCGGCTGATTACGATGGATTGTATCTTCCGGGAGGACGGGCTCCTGAATACATCCGGTTGAATAAGCGTGTTTTGGAACTGGTGCGGCATTTTTTTGAAGCTAAAAAGCCGGTTGCTGCCATTTGCCATGCCATTCAGATTCTTACTGCAGCCCGTGTGCTTCAGGGCAAAACCCTTACAGCCTATGAAGCTATTGGCCCAGACATTGAGTTGGCTGGGGGAACCTGGAAAAATATCCCTGTTAACCAGGCTATTGTAGATGGTCATCTGGTCACTGCCCCGGCCTGGCCTGCACATCCTGCCATCCTGAAAGAATTTTACAAGCTGCTGGGATTGCAGATCAGCTGA
- a CDS encoding DUF2461 domain-containing protein: MVIQPFTLHFLQQLGKHNQRDWFAAHRQDYLLARQNFEDFVGALIAQIASFDPGISGLRPQDCLFRIYRDTRFSKDKTPYKTHLAASFQRNGKKVHNPGYYLHIEPGGNSFIGGGIWHPFPEDLKKIRQEIDYNLEEFEQILRQPAFRRRFGELTDEEALQRPPKGYAADHPGIAYLKMRNFIVGHEMTDEEVLSPGLLKQITGSFALMKPFIDFLTRALDD, encoded by the coding sequence ATGGTCATTCAGCCATTTACTCTGCATTTTCTGCAGCAATTGGGTAAGCACAATCAGCGCGACTGGTTTGCGGCGCATCGCCAGGATTATTTATTGGCAAGGCAAAATTTTGAAGATTTTGTAGGGGCGTTAATTGCACAAATTGCATCTTTTGACCCGGGCATCAGCGGATTGCGTCCGCAAGATTGCCTGTTCCGGATTTACCGGGACACCCGTTTTTCAAAAGATAAAACGCCCTACAAAACCCATCTGGCTGCCAGTTTTCAACGCAACGGCAAAAAGGTTCACAATCCTGGCTATTATCTTCACATTGAGCCTGGCGGCAACAGTTTTATAGGAGGAGGCATCTGGCATCCTTTTCCCGAAGACCTGAAAAAAATCCGCCAGGAGATTGATTATAACCTCGAAGAATTTGAGCAAATACTCCGACAACCCGCCTTCCGGCGTCGTTTTGGGGAACTGACCGATGAGGAAGCCCTGCAACGCCCACCCAAGGGCTATGCAGCCGACCATCCCGGCATTGCTTATCTGAAGATGCGGAATTTTATCGTCGGTCACGAGATGACCGATGAAGAGGTGCTTTCACCGGGGCTGCTGAAACAAATTACTGGCAGCTTTGCTTTGATGAAACCCTTTATTGATTTTCTTACCCGCGCGCTCGACGATTAA
- a CDS encoding aspartate-semialdehyde dehydrogenase, with protein MKVAVVGATGLVGTKMLQVLEERKFPVTELIPVASAKSVGKTVHFRGEAFRVVDAETAIQAKPALALFSAGGSTSLAWAPRFAEAGTTVVDNSSAWRMDPTKKLVVPEINADVLTPEDKIIANPNCSTIQMVMVLNPLHKAYRVKRVVVSTYQSVTGTGAKAVQQLMDERAGREAQKVYPYPIDLNVIPQIDVFLENGYTKEEMKMVNETKKIMRDDTIRVTATTVRIPVIGGHSESVNVEFENEYDLQEVRRLLENTPGVVVVDDPASSKYPMPLCAHEKDEVFVGRIRRDESQPKSLNLWIVADNLRKGAATNAVQIAEYLYRQGWLA; from the coding sequence ATGAAAGTTGCTGTTGTGGGTGCCACAGGGCTGGTTGGCACCAAAATGCTGCAGGTACTGGAAGAACGTAAATTTCCGGTAACGGAACTCATTCCTGTGGCTTCTGCAAAATCGGTAGGCAAAACGGTTCACTTCCGGGGTGAGGCATTTCGGGTTGTGGATGCTGAAACAGCTATCCAGGCCAAACCTGCATTGGCTTTGTTTTCGGCAGGCGGCAGCACTTCACTAGCATGGGCTCCCCGTTTTGCTGAAGCTGGCACCACGGTGGTAGATAACTCATCAGCCTGGCGGATGGATCCAACCAAAAAGCTAGTAGTTCCGGAAATCAATGCCGATGTGCTCACACCTGAGGATAAAATCATTGCCAATCCCAACTGCTCCACGATTCAGATGGTGATGGTGCTCAACCCGCTGCACAAGGCTTACCGGGTAAAACGTGTGGTGGTATCCACCTATCAGTCTGTCACCGGAACGGGTGCAAAAGCCGTACAGCAACTTATGGACGAACGTGCCGGCCGCGAAGCCCAGAAAGTTTATCCTTATCCCATTGACCTGAATGTAATTCCTCAGATCGATGTGTTTCTGGAAAATGGTTATACCAAAGAGGAAATGAAAATGGTCAATGAAACCAAAAAAATCATGCGCGATGATACGATCCGGGTTACTGCCACAACGGTGCGCATTCCCGTAATCGGTGGCCATAGTGAATCGGTAAACGTGGAATTTGAAAATGAATACGACCTGCAGGAAGTACGCCGCCTGCTGGAAAATACACCCGGTGTAGTGGTGGTGGATGATCCGGCCAGTTCCAAATATCCGATGCCCTTATGTGCGCATGAAAAGGATGAAGTATTTGTAGGCCGCATCCGTCGTGATGAATCGCAGCCCAAAAGCCTGAATCTGTGGATTGTGGCTGATAACCTCCGCAAGGGCGCAGCAACCAATGCCGTGCAAATCGCCGAATATCTGTACCGGCAGGGATGGCTGGCTTAA
- a CDS encoding PfkB family carbohydrate kinase, whose translation MSLLVVGSMAFDSIETPFGKTDRIVGGAATYIAWAASCFVQPVQQISVVGGDFPEQELKELQARGVDLGGVQIKKDQKSFYWAGRYHLDMNSRDTLVTELNVLADFQPVVPESFQSAEYVMLGNLSPAVQMGVIQQLRHRPRLIAMDTMNFWMDTQMEELKKVLTKVDALLINDAEARQLSGEYSLVKAARTIHRMGPRYLVIKKGEHGALLFYKNHAFFAPALPLEEVFDPTGAGDTFAGGFMGYIAHTGDLSFENMKTAVVVGSAMASFCVEKFGVQRLKEISQEDIEIRIRQFVDLMHFDIDLVQ comes from the coding sequence ATGTCATTACTTGTGGTTGGCTCCATGGCCTTTGATTCTATTGAGACACCATTCGGAAAAACCGATCGTATCGTAGGAGGTGCGGCTACTTATATTGCCTGGGCAGCTTCCTGCTTTGTGCAACCGGTGCAGCAAATCTCGGTGGTGGGCGGCGATTTCCCGGAGCAGGAACTAAAAGAGCTGCAGGCCAGGGGAGTGGATCTGGGCGGCGTACAGATCAAAAAGGATCAGAAAAGTTTTTATTGGGCTGGCCGATATCATCTGGACATGAACAGCCGGGATACTTTGGTTACGGAACTCAATGTGCTGGCCGATTTTCAGCCTGTAGTTCCAGAAAGTTTTCAATCAGCTGAATATGTGATGTTGGGTAATCTTTCTCCTGCCGTGCAGATGGGCGTGATTCAGCAATTACGGCATCGCCCCCGGCTGATTGCCATGGATACCATGAATTTCTGGATGGATACCCAGATGGAAGAGCTGAAAAAAGTGCTTACCAAGGTAGATGCGTTGCTGATCAACGATGCCGAAGCCCGTCAGCTCAGCGGCGAATACTCGCTGGTAAAGGCAGCTCGTACCATCCATCGGATGGGACCCCGTTATCTGGTCATCAAAAAAGGCGAACACGGCGCCCTGCTGTTTTACAAGAATCATGCTTTCTTTGCTCCGGCGCTGCCGCTGGAAGAAGTCTTCGACCCCACCGGTGCAGGGGATACCTTTGCCGGCGGATTCATGGGATATATTGCCCATACAGGCGATCTGTCATTCGAAAACATGAAGACAGCAGTTGTGGTGGGCTCTGCCATGGCTTCGTTTTGCGTGGAAAAATTCGGCGTACAACGACTGAAAGAAATTTCGCAGGAAGATATCGAAATACGTATTCGCCAGTTTGTGGATCTGATGCATTTTGATATTGATCTTGTTCAATAG